The window GAAAGGGTGGCTGGTCCTCTGCGTGTGGCGGCCAGCGTTACAATTGCATCTTATCTGCTTCCTTCACTGTTGGCGGAGTTCGTCAAACGCTATCCTGAAGTAGAGCCCGATTTGCAGATTCACAATACTGAAGCGGTGCTTTCTTTACTTGAAAAAGGGCGTGCGCATATTGGCCTGATTGAGGGGCCGGCTCTGCATCCCACATTGCACATCGCACCCTGGCTGTCTGATCGGTTGGCGATATTCTGTGCGGCGGGGCATCCTTTGACGCAGGTTGATCGCATTGGGGCTGAGGCATTGGAGCAGTTTCCGTGGATTGTGCGCGAGACTGGGTCTGGTACGCGTGCGGTGTTTGATGCGGCGATGCAAGCCATGGGCGTGCGGCCGCGTATTGCATTGGCGTTATCCCGGCAGGAGGCGATCAAGCAATCTGTACGGGCAGGGTTGGGCGTAGGCTGTCTATCAGGGCTTTCGATTGTGGACGAAGTGCGCGAGGGGCTGTTGGTTGAGCTGGATACGCCTCTTAATTTGACGCGTCAATTCTCTTGGATATGCTCGCCGGACAACAGAGAATCGACCGTGGTAAAGGCTTTTATTGATTTATTGCAGGAGAGGGAGCGAAAGGCGAACCGTTACCCAACTGGAGAATGAATATGGAAAGGCAGTATTACGACATTATTGGCGATATTCACGGCCATGCGAATGAATTGATCAAGCTGCTCCAGCTCCTTGGTTATGCGGACGCTGGCGATGGTTACGCGCATCCTGAGCGTAAAGTCGTATTTCTCGGAGATTTTATTGACCGCGGAGAACACTTGCGACAACACCGTAAACTGTTGGCGCTGGTCATGAAAATGGTGAGGAATGGTCATGCCTTGGCGGTGATGGGGAATCACGAATTTAATGCGCTGGCGTTCCATACCTTGCACCAGGGAGAGTATCTGCGCCGTCGTAGTGAAAAGAATATCCGCCAGCATCAGGCTTTTCTGAACGAGTTTGAATCTGAGCCTGAATTGAAAAAAGACGTGCTGGCGTTTTTCCACAGCCTGCCACTCTGGTTGGAGTTGGACGGTCTGCGGGTGATTCACGCCTGTTGGCATCATGACTATATCGACATTGTTCGTGCTCGCTCGCCCTCGGGGTTGCTGGATTTGGATATGTTGATTGACGCCTCCACTGAAGGGCATCTGATGTTCGCCGCTGTTGAAACGCTGATCAAGGGAGTAGAGATAGGGCTGCCTGATGGAATTGTGTTTCATGATAAAGATGGAGCTGAAAGGGATGCGATTCGCGTGCAATGGTGGCGGCGCGACGCGAAGACTTTAGGCGAGGTGGCATTGCCCATTGGTTTGGATATCGGCGCCGCCGCACAGCTTCCTGCGCCGCAAACGATGCCCAGATACGGGGAAGAGCAGCCCCCTTGCTTTGTTGGCCATTATTGGCTGGCGGGCGAACCCGAGCCGTTGGCTTCCAATGTGGCCTGCCTCGATTATTCCGTGGCCAAGCAGGGGAAATTGGTGGCGTACCGCTGGAGTGGTGAGTCGGTATTGCGGAAAGAAAACTTTGTTCATGCTTAAGCGTGAATTGTTCCCAGTCAGTTCTGGGAAAAGTGAAGTACAGCAGAATGCGGCGTGAAGCCGGGTGATTGTAATCTCCTTCCGGGATGTGAAGGGGAGTTTTCAGACGGAGTGACAGTAAAAAGTATGATGAATGCAGAGTCTATTAGATATCTACGGGAGCAGGGGCGTCATGAAGATGCGCGTAACCTTGCCGTGCAATTGACGGAAGATTTTCCTACCGACGCTGAGCTACAGTACGAAGCCGCCTGCGTTCATGACTATTTAGGATTGGAGGCGGAAGCTGTTCCGTTCTACCTCAACGCAATCTCTGGAGAGTTATCGGAGACGCTGCTGCGAGGCGCATATTTGGGGTTGGGCAGCACTTATCGCGCAATGGGGGAATATGTGTTGGCGCTGAATACCTTTGATGAAGGGCTGGCGCAGTTTCCCGAAGCGCATGAGTTGCATGTCTTCAAAGCCATGGCTTTGTTCAATGTAGGGGAATCCAGGCAATCCGTTGAAACGTTGCTGAAAGTGATCGCCGCTACCTCCGGAGACCCCTGTGTGCAGGAGTACCGAAGAGCCATCGCTCTTTATTCTGAAGATCTGACGAGAACCTGGCGGGAATGAAAGAGTATTTTCATACTGACTCAAAAAGGACGAAAAAATGAATGGAATAAATAAAGGCGTCAGTCTTTTTACTGGGGCGCGAGTAAATCTGAAACATATGGCCGTCTGTTTGCCGTTATTTATGGCGGCTCCGGCGGAGGTTTGGGCGGATGGGGACGCCACAGACCAAAAACAATCCGCTGCGAAATCCATGGTATACCGGGTTGATAACGTACAGGTGAACATACTGGAAAGTTATCCGCCTATGCTGGAGATTCGGGCGGAAGGGATGATTCCTACCGCAGGCTGGAGCAATGCGGAGCTGGTTGCTTTTCAATACATACAGGCGCCGCCCGACGGAATCTACGACTTTGGGTTTGTCGCCATGCCCCCGGATCAGCCGGCCGCGGAAGTCATCTCCTCCATGAGCGTGACATACCGTATGGCGGTGATACCGGATGGCTTGAAAGGCGTCCGCGTGCACGCGGAGAGTAACTCGAAGGCGGCCATGCTGGGGGAATCTGACGTGTCGCAATCCAAGAAGGTCTGCCTGAAAGGGCGGCTCACAGAGGAGGGTGTTGAGTGCCCTGCATTCAGGGACTCACAAGGTCGCCTTTATACACTGGGCGGTGACTTGAGTGGATATCGTCCGGGAGATGATGTGTATGTCACGGGCGAAGCGGCGGAGTATTCATTCTGCATGCAGGGCGTCACTATCTCTGTTGATTATATCGGCGCTTCCGCTCCCAACTGCTATGACGTCACCCAGCAGCAGAACGCCGATTAATTCGCAAAGTTGGGTAAATGATCGCCGAAGCGCATTTCAGCAAGTCAAAACGCTATTACGAAGAAGAATATAGTCAGTGGCTCAAACATATTGACCGTTGGAGGAAGTACGCCCCTCTATGGGCGGGCTTCCTGCTTGCGGCAGGCGCTGTGTCTTGCGTTGTTGGCGGCGTTTACCCTTTATCTTTTGGCGTGGTTGCGCTGATTTATGGCGCGGGCGCTTTCATTGCGATTCCCGCTCGGAAAAAACGATGGATAAACCATCGAATGAAGAGCGGGAAACGCGTCGCTGAAATCAAAATCCGTTTCTATAAAGACGGGATCGGTTTTGGCGTAGGCGATGAGAAAAAGTGGCCTGAGTCGGTGCTTAAAACCGAAACGGGTATGTTTGTTCGCATGGAAAACTACGGTCCGTTTATTTATATCCCCACCGACGCAATTCAGCCCGCTCAGGCTGCAGGAATGCTTGGCGAAATTTATTCTTATTAACATGGCAATGATATTGGCATGTTAATCACCAGGCGCATGGACGCGCCTGCGCGGCGACAAGCCGCGGGAGACAGGGCCTGACCTGTGCAGGCCCTGTCGTTGCAGACAAATAGAAGGAAGCTATTTGTCTGCCGGATTAATAACAACAAACGTTGACGTTGTTTCTATTTATATCTGTCCAGTCGGTCAAGAAATGGAAATCCTTACTTATTTGAAC is drawn from Hahella sp. KA22 and contains these coding sequences:
- a CDS encoding LysR family transcriptional regulator, whose amino-acid sequence is MNVSLRQLRVFEATARLGRLTLAAEEQCLSQSAASQSIREMEKALGYAVLNKVGRELELSDAGRRVLPRVRRILGLVDGLALPDIERVAGPLRVAASVTIASYLLPSLLAEFVKRYPEVEPDLQIHNTEAVLSLLEKGRAHIGLIEGPALHPTLHIAPWLSDRLAIFCAAGHPLTQVDRIGAEALEQFPWIVRETGSGTRAVFDAAMQAMGVRPRIALALSRQEAIKQSVRAGLGVGCLSGLSIVDEVREGLLVELDTPLNLTRQFSWICSPDNRESTVVKAFIDLLQERERKANRYPTGE
- a CDS encoding metallophosphoesterase, which encodes MERQYYDIIGDIHGHANELIKLLQLLGYADAGDGYAHPERKVVFLGDFIDRGEHLRQHRKLLALVMKMVRNGHALAVMGNHEFNALAFHTLHQGEYLRRRSEKNIRQHQAFLNEFESEPELKKDVLAFFHSLPLWLELDGLRVIHACWHHDYIDIVRARSPSGLLDLDMLIDASTEGHLMFAAVETLIKGVEIGLPDGIVFHDKDGAERDAIRVQWWRRDAKTLGEVALPIGLDIGAAAQLPAPQTMPRYGEEQPPCFVGHYWLAGEPEPLASNVACLDYSVAKQGKLVAYRWSGESVLRKENFVHA
- a CDS encoding tetratricopeptide repeat protein; the protein is MTVKSMMNAESIRYLREQGRHEDARNLAVQLTEDFPTDAELQYEAACVHDYLGLEAEAVPFYLNAISGELSETLLRGAYLGLGSTYRAMGEYVLALNTFDEGLAQFPEAHELHVFKAMALFNVGESRQSVETLLKVIAATSGDPCVQEYRRAIALYSEDLTRTWRE
- a CDS encoding DUF5818 domain-containing protein; amino-acid sequence: MNGINKGVSLFTGARVNLKHMAVCLPLFMAAPAEVWADGDATDQKQSAAKSMVYRVDNVQVNILESYPPMLEIRAEGMIPTAGWSNAELVAFQYIQAPPDGIYDFGFVAMPPDQPAAEVISSMSVTYRMAVIPDGLKGVRVHAESNSKAAMLGESDVSQSKKVCLKGRLTEEGVECPAFRDSQGRLYTLGGDLSGYRPGDDVYVTGEAAEYSFCMQGVTISVDYIGASAPNCYDVTQQQNAD